From the Flavobacterium gyeonganense genome, the window CTTTTTCTATTAATTTTGATGAAAATTCCATGAAAACAAAGGTAATGCTTTAAACGATTAAGTGTTTTTAAAACTTTAATACTCGTAAAAGCCAAAAGTTGTGGTTGACAATATTTCTAGCCCTGATGGAAACGACATCCTTTTGTGCCGGCGTTCGGCGCAAAAGATATAGTGTACAGCAGGAAACAGCTTCTAAAAACTAATATTGATTTGTCGCTAATAATACTAATGTACAGGCAACTTCGACTTTGATATTGTTAAGCTCAAGTAACTGATATAACTCAGGATTTTCAGTACCAGGATTAAAAATTACCCGTTTAGGCTGTGCCTCCACAATATAATTATAATAATCACGCTGACGAACCGGATTTAAATACAAAGTGACTGTATCTATATTTGTAACAGGAATGGCTTTAGTATGGATCTTTACTCCCGCAACTTCTCCGGCATTTTGACCT encodes:
- a CDS encoding CoA-binding protein; its protein translation is MKNKKTLVLGATTKPERYAFRAINMLTQKGHTVLAIGQNAGEVAGVKIHTKAIPVTNIDTVTLYLNPVRQRDYYNYIVEAQPKRVIFNPGTENPELYQLLELNNIKVEVACTLVLLATNQY